One genomic segment of Garra rufa chromosome 13, GarRuf1.0, whole genome shotgun sequence includes these proteins:
- the LOC141283216 gene encoding NADH dehydrogenase [ubiquinone] 1 beta subcomplex subunit 1-like, whose amino-acid sequence MVNFAAAIRAHWVNILVPMGIVIGVYLDRWNDQKLTAFRNKSALYSRELKPGEEYTWK is encoded by the exons ATGGTAAACTTCGCAGCAGCGATTCGTGCGCACTGGGTCAATATTCTGGTCCCTATGGGTATCGTCATCGGGGTTTACCTGGACCGATGGAATGACCAGAAACTCACAGCATTCAGGAACAAGAGTGCTTTATACAGCAG GGAACTTAAGCCTGGTGAGGAATACACTTGGAAGTGA